In Terriglobus sp. TAA 43, a single window of DNA contains:
- a CDS encoding sigma factor-like helix-turn-helix DNA-binding protein — protein sequence MKLLQMPSKRQSMGVGADEQQNVLTHVWATDGALAHAVAPAPVAQQTEEERAAPVFRKLLAPGTAFYRSYTEAMLRRYGVLSMESGRVPSLLGREMFRGKVTSYRVHAFDDVVIFVHDVDRCIAELEPEQQRLILRIGVQEYTLEEAASMFRLSLRSVQRRYFQALDELTSIFLRKKLLERIASDPCQEGEATVKLVSHSPDESCEPKFVGM from the coding sequence ATGAAGCTTCTGCAGATGCCAAGCAAGAGGCAGTCGATGGGTGTTGGCGCGGACGAACAGCAGAACGTTCTCACGCATGTTTGGGCGACGGACGGGGCTCTTGCGCATGCGGTGGCTCCGGCTCCAGTGGCGCAGCAGACGGAGGAGGAGCGCGCAGCTCCTGTGTTCCGCAAACTGTTGGCACCGGGCACGGCTTTCTACCGGTCGTACACCGAGGCGATGCTTCGACGCTACGGTGTGCTGTCGATGGAGAGCGGGCGTGTGCCTTCGTTGCTGGGTCGCGAGATGTTTCGTGGCAAGGTGACGAGCTATCGGGTGCATGCGTTCGACGACGTGGTGATCTTTGTCCATGACGTGGATCGCTGCATTGCAGAGCTGGAGCCGGAACAGCAGCGGTTGATCCTTCGAATCGGCGTGCAGGAGTACACGTTGGAAGAAGCGGCGTCGATGTTCCGTTTGAGTCTTCGTTCGGTGCAGCGGCGTTACTTCCAGGCGCTGGATGAACTGACCTCAATCTTCCTGCGGAAAAAGCTGTTGGAAAGAATTGCCTCTGATCCTTGTCAAGAGGGCGAGGCTACGGTGAAGCTGGTAAGTCACTCTCCT